A stretch of DNA from Paenibacillus sp. FSL W8-0186:
AGGAGGCTCCGCTGCGCTGCATCTTGCTTATGTGGCAGCAGGCCGCTTGAGCGGGTATTATGAGGTAGGGCTGAATGCCTGGGATGTTGCAGCGGGCGCCCTCCTTGTGAAGGAATCCGGAGGAATCGTAACAGACACGACAGGGAATCCTTATGATCTCGGCGTGCGTCACCTGGTGGCGACGAACGGCAAAATTCACGGCGAGCTGCTGCAATCCCTGAAGGACGCTGGTGCAACAGGCATGCAGTAAGAGGATTTTTTTCTATTCTGTAATTCCTTAAATCATTTTAGGATGAAGGAGTGTATCAGGATGAGCGAAGATCGCGAGAAATTGGAGAAAGAGCTTAGCGAATTGCTGGGCGATGCCGAGGAGCGTACGGAGGAGGAACGGCAGGAGGAGACGCGTAAGAGCCTGCCTCATAAGTACGAAATCCGCATACAAACAGAGCTTGACCCGATTGTGGAGGAAACGCTGAAATACCGCAGCATGGCTAAGGAAATCGATGGCCGGTATGATGAGTATTTGAAGAAGACTGCGCGTGACATCAAAAGCCCTGAATAATTCGGGGCTTTTATTTTCACAGAATCACATACTATCGCCGAAGCGTCTGATTGATAGGATAGACTGATCGGCCTTATACTTGCCAGGCTGCGCATGATGAGGAGTGGAGAGTCATTGTTTGTTAGAAAAATGGGGATACGATGTTCGGCAGCCAGTCTGCTTATGCTTGCGGCCCTGCTTTGTTTTCCGGTAACCTTCCTGACTGCAGAATCGCGTTCCTTGACTGGAGATCAGGCCCTTGAGCGGGCTATAGCGGTTCAGATGGAGGAGAAGGCCTATCATATCGTTGCGCTGGGCGACTCGATCAGTGCAGGTTATGAACCAGGCATGGATGAAAAGAGCGTCCCTTACGGCTATGTGGAACGGCTTAGGGAGCAGGGACTGTATTATGGCCGGACGAAGGTTCATAATTATGGGATTCTAGGCCTGACCAGCAGCGGTCTTAAAAATTATATATCCGCAATTCAAAGCGGCGAGGCGATACGGCCTGAAGCAATTCAGCGCGGCTTGCCCGATCCGCGCATTGCCGCCTTTGCCGCGGGAATCGCCGATACCCGGGCGGCGCTGGAGCAAGCGGATCTGATCACCATTACGATCGGCGGCAATGACCTGTATAGTCTGCTAACGGATATTGCGCACTACAGCCCGGCTGAAATCGAAGCCAAGGGGCGGGAGCTTCTGGCTGCATACACGCTCAACGTACGGGAGATTCTCGATGATTTGACAGCAATCAATCCTCGGGCCCAAATTATCCTGATGGATCAATACCAGCCTGTACCTAAAAGGATCGCCGGCTCGGCGTATACCGATTTGGAAAACGCCGCAGATACGTTTACAGCGGCGGTTGAAGGAATTGCCGGCGAATATGCCAGCCAAGGCAAGCTTGTGAAGGCGGCGCATGTGGCGCAGGCATTCAAGGGGCGGGAAATTGCGCTGACGCATATTTTGCCGGGTGGAGATATTCATCCTAGCCAGGCAGGGTATGAAGCGATTGCCAAAGCCGTAGCCGAAGAGGCATGGGGAAGCTACCGGGAGAACGGGAAATTGAAGGAGGGCGTACCGCTTCATATCGTGGTGAAGGGTGAGAAGCTGCAAACACCATATGCTCCGGTGCTCCTTCATAATCAGACCTTTCTGGCGCTTAAGGATATTACGGAGGCAATCGGAGCTTCCGCGAGATGGGACAGCCGCAGCAGCACGGCTACAGTGACGTACGGCGGGCGGACGGTTGTCATCCCGATCGGTGCGAGCCAAGTGATTGCGAATGGCGAGCTGGTCGCTACGCATAACCCGGCTTTTCTGTATAAAATCGGCCAGGAAGCCAAAACTTACGTTCCTTTAGCTGTGCTTGCCCAAGGCCTGGGGCTCGATGTACAGTATTCCGAGAAGAGTAAGACGGTATTTATCAATTTATAATCTTATGGCTTCGGCTATCATCAATAAAGAGAAGGGCGCCCCGCATGTTCGCGTGGGACGCCCTTCCTTGTGTTTGCAATTTTTATTTGCCGCTGATCTCACGGAAGGAAGCTTCTGCCGCTTCCAGCGTAAAATCGATATCCTCGTCTGTATGGGCCGTCGTCAGGAACCAGGCCTCGTATTTGGAAGGCGCGAGGTTGACGCCCCGATTCAGCATAGCCCGGAAGAAGGCGGCGAACAGGTCGCTGTCCGTATCCTGCGCTTCCTCATAGTTGGTAACCGGATGGTCGCAGAAATGCGTCGAGAATGCTGCGGCAATCCGATTAATCGTCAGCGGAATGCCGTAACGGCTCGCCGAATCCGCCAGCCCGTTTGTCAGCTTGACGGCCAGCCGTTCCATCTCCGGATAGACGCCTTCTTCCCGCAATACTTCCAGGCAGGCGATTCCCGCCGAGATGGAAGCCGGGTTGCCGGCCATCGTTCCGGCCTGGTATGCCGGGCCGAGCGGAGCGACCTGCTCCATGACTTCCTTGCTGCCGCCGTACGCGCCGATCGGCAGGCCGCCGCCGATGATTTTGCCGAGCGCGGTCAAATCCGGCTGGATCGCCTCATGATTGGCCAGCCCGTTAAACGTCTGGGCTGAGCCGTAGTGGAGGCGGAAGGCGGTAATGACCTCGTCATAGATGACGAGCGCGCCATACTGCCGGGCAAGTCTGCAGAGATCCTCGAGGAAGCCTTCCTTCGGCATGACCATGCCGAAATTGCCGACGATCGGCTCGACCATCACCGCAGCTACGTCGTCGCCCCATTTGTTCAGGGCGGCCTGGAGCGCTCCAGCATCGTTAAACGGCACGGTAATCACCTCATGGGCGATGCTGGTCGGGATGCCGGCGCTGTCGGGAATGCCGAGCGTGGAAGGGCCGGAGCCTGCGGCTACCAGCACGAGGTCGGAATGGCCATGATAGCAGCCGGCAAATTTGATGATTTTATTGCGCTTGGTATAGGCACGCGCTACGCGGATGGTCGTCATGACGGCCTCTGTCCCGGAATTGACAAAGCGCACCTTGTCCATGGAAGGAATTGCGCTCTTTAACATTTTAGCTAGGGTAATCTCCAGCTCGGTTGGCGTACCGTACAAGGTGCCGTTAGCCGCCGCTTCCTGAATGGCGCGGGTCACATGCGGGTGAGCATGGCCGGTAATGATCGGGCCGTATGCTCCGAGATAATCGACATAGCGGTTGCCGTCTACGTCCCAGAAATGGGAGCCAGCCGCTTTATTCATAAAAACGGGCGCCCCGCCCCCAACCGCTTTGAAAGAGCGGGAGGGGCTGTTGACGCCGCCGACAATATGCTGGAGAGCTTCTTCGTATAAACGTTCGGATTGAATCCGGTTCATGAGGTACATCTTCCTTTCAAGTAGGTGTTTGGCGGATCAATGAATCAATTCCGGAAGGTTTCCGCAGCAGGGGGAGATCCGGAACCTGCGCCCGTGCTTCTGCTGGTTCCAGTTCCGGCGCCTGCGCCAGTACTCGTACTCTTGTCTGTATCCGCCGCTCCTGCCGGGCTGTTATCGCTGTCTGTGTCCTGTTCAGGTTCGTCCGGCGCGTTAAATACATCCTGAACGAATTGCTTTAATTGATCCTCGCTTCGAATGCCAATCACTTCGGAGCCGCCCACGTTTTTCTCTACGACCAGCTTCATCGGAGGAATTTGCTCGCTGCCCGCCATTTTACTGTCATAGGCAACGGTGGCCAGCTTCCACATATCGTTGACCGTCAGGTTCGTATCGATATACGGATTCACTTTCTCCAGAATTGACGGAAGCTTCATAATCGAGGTCGTCGATATCATTTTCTCGGCTACCGCTTTGAGGAAATTGCGCTGGCGCTCTGTACGCGAATAGTCGGAAAGAGCGTCATGGCGGAATCGGACGTACTGCAGGGCTGAATTGCCGTCAAGGTGCTGCTGGCCTTTTTTCAAATCGATATCATATTCATGGTTGTCGGCCTTACTTGTGTAGCGCATATCCTTCTCTACGTAGAAGTCCACGCCCCCGATGGCATCCACGAGCTCGATAAAGCCTTGGAAGTCCGTATAGACGTAATATTGAATCGGTATGCCGAGCAGCTCAGAGACCGTCTCCATCGCTTTGTTTGGCCCATGGGTAATGGCGGCGTTAATGCGGTCCGACCCGTAGCCTGGTATTTTAATATAGGTATCACGCATAATAGAGAACAGGTAGGCTTTCTTCTTCACGGGATCGATGGAGGCGACCAGCATCGTGTCGGACCGGGGGACCTCTCCCTTCTTCAGTCCGCGGGCGTCTACACCCATCAGCAGAATATTAACCTGCTCGGTGCCCTCCCATTTCGGCGGCTCGGCTTCCTTCTTGGTCTCGACCGGCTGTACGTTGTAGAAGGGCGAGTCCTCGCCTTTCTTCTGGAATTTATCAACTTGATTATAAATGGCGATAAAATAGTAAGCCGCAACAGCCGCGATGGCGACCAGAATTCCAGTGATGGACCAGATGATCGCCCGTTTCGTGCGTTTCGTCATATTGTTCGTTCCTTTCGGTGGATAACGATGAGAACCGTCATAAATTGGATGTATTGCATACCCATCCATTATAATTTCTTTTGTAGGTACAATCAATTTTCGTATTTGTGAAGTCAGAAAGGAGTTCATGCTGCATGGTTGATGTACAAGTTCAAGTAGGAGAGCTGGTTCCCAATTTCCGTCTTCCCGCGGATGGGGGAGAGGAGATTGCGTTAAGCGAATTTCGCGGCCGCAAGGTCGTTCTATATTTTTATCCGAGAGATATGACTCCGGCGTGCACGCGGCAGGCCTGCGATTTCCGCGACCAAAGCGAAGCGCTGCTGGAGCAGGGGGCCGTTGTTCTCGGTATTAGCGGGGATTCCGTGAAGTCGCATGATAAATTCAAGGCGAAGCATGGCCTGAACTTTCCGCTGCTCGCGGATGAGGATCACCGCGTTAGCCGGATGTTCGGCGTATGGCAGCTGAAGAAATTGTACGGCAGGGAATATGAAGGAATTGTGCGCTCGACCTTCCTGATCGATGAGGAGGGCAGACTGCAGAAGGAGTGGCGCGGCATCCGGGTAGCCGGACATGTGGAGAAGGTGCTGGAAGCTCTGCGGGATGACCAGAGAGCGAAGTAACATAGCGGACTAACATAGCAAAATAAGATATTTTGCCGTAGTCTAAATTGAGCAGGGCATTCATATAATCTACCAGAAACCCAATGAATTGATATAATCGCGGAGGTAGATTTTATATGAATACACAATGGCTGGCCGGATTCCCAGTGTTTCGCTTGATTAGCTTAGTAGTTGCTATTGTTCTTATCGTATCCTTCATTCCCCAATCCGAGAGCCAGAGCATCATGCCTGAAGCAGCCGCCCAATCCCCTGAGGATGCGGCGGCCGTCTTCAAGGTGCCCGCTGGCGCGGTCAGACCCGCTGCTTCGGCGGCTTCTTTTGCCAGAATATCCTCTTCGAAACAATCTTCTGTAATACCCGCTTCCCAGCCCCAATCCAAACCAAAAGAAGCAAGCAAAGTAATATATCTTACCTTTGATGACGGCCCTAGCAAATGGACGGATGACGTATTAGCCATATTGAAAAAAGCCGACGTGCCGGCCACATTTTTCGTGCTTGGCGAGCAAGCCAAGCGGTTCCCGGAGATCATTAACCGGATCAATGAGGCTGGACACGCGATCGGCAACCATACTTACAATCATAAATATGATGAATTGTATGCCAGCTTCGGTGTTTTCTGGTCCCAGATTAAGGAGACGGAGGAAGTGCTCCGCAATATTACGGGAAAGCGCCCCCCGCTAGTCAGAGCGCCCGGCGGAACGTACGGGCATTTTGATGCAGCTTATTTTCAGCTGCTGGAGCAAGGCGGCTATAAAGTATTCGACTGGAATCTGGACAGCGGCGACTCCAAGCGTAAAGGGGTTCCCGCCTCGGAAATCATACAAAATGCAACTCCCCCCAAGCCAGGAGACTCCGTCACATTGTTAATGCATGACGGTGCCGGACATGAGGAGACTGTGAAAGCTTTGCCCAAAATCATTGACTACTATAAGTCGCTCGGGTATGAATTCCGCGCGATAACTCCCGAGGTTCCGCCTATTCAGTTTGCCGTATCTCCTAAAATGAAGAACAGCAAGCGACCGCAGCCTTCAAGCGATTGGGTCCAGGCCCATATCGTTCCTAACGCCGAACTATTCGGTCCTGGCGAGCCGCTTTATGTTGAGGCAGGAGGTTTGGAGACGAAGCTTGCGGCTGGCGAATACGAACTCCGGGATGGACAATTCAGAGTACCGCTGCGGGCAGTCATGGAACGGCTCGGGGCCGAGGTCAGCTGGAACGGGCTGGAGAAAAGCGCGGTTGCAACCTGGGGAGATACAAGAATCATTGTCAGCTCGGCGGATGGCACCATCGTCGTTGAAGCCCCAGGGGAAAGCGAAAAGAGATATACAGCAAGCCTGGAATGGAGAAACGGGCTCCTATGGCTGCCGCTGCGTACGCTGCTGGAGGTAACCGGGCATGACATTATGTCGGTTACGGCCAATACAGAGGAGCGGCGGGTACGGGCGTCCTGATGGAAGGGCTGTTTCTCTTACATACGTCTATTTTAGGTAGTTTCTGGCGACAATGGTTGGTAGAATAGCGGCCGAAAATGGAGGTAGCCAGGTTATGATAGATCATTATTCAGCGGATTTGCTAGGGAAGCTGGTCAACCGGGTAGACAGTATAATAATAGGAAAAAGAAAGGAAATTGAGCTAGCCGTCGTCTGCATGCTGCAGGGCGGACATATTCTGCTCGAGGATGTTCCCGGGGTTGGCAAGACGCTGCTGGTGCGCACGCTTGCGGCTTGTCTGGGCGGTACGTTCGGCAGAATTCAGTTTACCTCGGATCTGATGCCCTCCGACGTAACCGGGGTGTCGGTGTACCGAGCCCAAACCGGACAATTCGAGTTCCGGCCAGGACCGATCATGGCGCATATCGTGCTGGCTGATGAAATTAACCGCGCGGCTCCGCGCACCCAGTCGGCCTTACTGGAGGCGATGGAAGAGCGCAAAGTGACGGTAGACGGGGTTACCCATCTGCTGCCGAAGCCTTTTTTGCTGCTGGCGACACAGAACCCATTGGATTACGAAGGGACTTACCGTTTGCCGGAAGCCCAGCTTGACCGGTTTTTAATGCGTATTTCCCTAGGCTATCCGCAGCCTGAGCAGGAGGTGGAGATGCTTGGCCGGATGCAGGAGGGAACTCCTGTTGAGGATATCCGCCCCGTGCTGCTGCTTGAGGAGATGGCGCAGATACAGCGCCAGGTCAGAAAGGTGCTTGTCGATGAGCGGATCAAGCAATATTTAGTGGGAATTGCCCATGCCTCCCGCCGCCATCCCCAGCTTGCGCTCGGAATCAGTCCTCGCGGCACACTGGCCTGGATGGGGGCCGCGCAAGCGATGGCCTATTATAAAGGGCGGTCTTATGTAATTCCTGATGACGCCAAGGCGGTAGCGGCGGCGGTGTTGGCCCACCGGCTTATGCTGAAGCCCGAGGCGAAACTGGCGGGGCTGCACGGAGAAGACATCGTGGAGGATTTATTGTCCCAGGGGAAGGTGCCCGTATTTCAGCAGCAGCGGGGTGCGTCGTCATGATGGGCAGCGGTGTTGGAGCATGGATGGCAGGCGTACCAGTCATAGGAGTTCTAGGGGCGCTTTATGCCTGGAAAGGAGGAGGAGCTTCGTTATTTCTTCTCCTGCTGGCGCTGCTTATTGGAGCTGTAGGTGCCGCTAGCCAGTTGTGCGGGCCAACAAGAGTTACTGTCCGCCGCACTTGGGCGCCTTCGGCCCCCTACGAAGGGGAAGAAATCGAGGTGACACTCCAGATTAGCCTGGAAGGCGGAATCCCTCCGCTCTGGGTTCAGGTCGAAGATGATTTGGCGGGACTTGAGCAAGAAAGAGGTAGGCTGCTGTTTTCAGGGTTTAAACGTAACTACAGTGGCACATACCGTTTGAGCGGAGTGGCCCGCGGGCTGTATACCGAAGGAAGCACGACGGTCGCATGGGGCGACGTGTTCGGCTGGTTCAAACGGGTCCGCCGCCTGCAGGGAAGGGATAAACTGCTTGTTCAGCCGCTTCCGCTTTATATAGCGGCATGGGACGAGATACTGGGAAGAAACGACGGAGAAGGCGGACGTGCTGATACGTCGCTGAAATATGCCCCGCTATGGGGCAGCCGCTTAAGGGCCTACGAGCCGGGCGATCCGGTGAAATCGATCCACTGGAAAATAAGCGCTCGCCGCGGCGAGCTGATTACCCGTGCTCCAGAGGAAGTTTACGCATGGCCAGCCTGTCTGATTCTGGATACGGAACCGGCATCTTATTTCGTTCCGGAACGGGGAGAAATTTTTGAGATAGCCGTATCTGCAGCGGCGGCATGGCTGCATCGGCAGAGCGAGGGGACGGACGCGTATTATTTTCGCCCGGGGCTGGGAAACAATACGCTGCAGCTCATTGGAAGAGAAGGATTGTATGAAGGGCTTGAGGTGTTAGCGCAGGTTCAGCTTGCCAGCGAGCGGTTCGCCCTTTCATTGAATGGAGCCGAATCATGGAATCACTTGGTTGTACCTGGGCAGCGGATCACGATAATCACAGGCTGCTTAACTCCTTCGCTTGTCGCCAGACTGCTGCAAATGGCCGACGCTGGAGCGGTGCTGGATGTATGGTGCTCTGGCGAATCCGGTGATGCAGCTGTACACGGCTCGGATGTAGAAGAGGCTGGCATAGGGAACGGCGGTGCTGAGAATTGGGAGAAGTCTGCGGGAAATTGGTCTGCTCAATTGAGCTCGCATGGAATCCGGATGGTTCCGCTTCTATACGACTCGGCCTCCGTACAGATGAAGCCGGGCAGGGGAGGAAGAGATCATGGCATTGCCTAGCTTGCAGCAGCAGGCTCGTGAGTATCCCATTCGTTCCGGCAAGCAGGAAGCCTTCCAGCCGTGGCTGCACAGAATAGCGGTTTCACTGCTGCTGTACGCCCTTTTTGCGGAGTGCTTGTACCCTCTTTACGCCATTGTGGTTGAGCATGAGAGAAGGGTTGTTACCGTCTTTCTTTACCTGACGGCAGCTCTTCTACTGGCCGGTTCTCTGCGGCTGGCCACATGGGTGCAGGCGATGTTGTACTTGATGCTTATTGGCGGGACATTGTTCTATTTGTTCGGGTTGCAGGAGGGCATGTCGTGGATTAGCTGGTATGGAATCGTTGCGGCTCAGGATATCGCTGCGATATTTCAAATGGGGCGGCTGAACGAAGCGAGCCCGGAATCGCGAATGCTGCTCTTGCTGATCGGGTGGAGCTTGCTGGTCGTATCTGTCCAGATGCTGGCCATCGGCAGGCAGACGATTTTGCTGTTCCTGGCGGTCGTCATCGTTTATTTGCTGACAATTGAGCTGATCTTCGATGCCCCGATATTTTATAACCTGGCGCGGGCAGCGGGAATTGGCCTTGCGATCCAGTGCTATGCGTTTGCCATGCAGATGAGGGAACAGGGATATATCAAGCAGATACCTTTATTTAAGAATAGAAAATCACACAAGGAGCATGCTTACAAAATCATCGCTCCCCTGACGGTTACGGGACTTGTTGGCTGCGCCGCGGCAATGAGTCTTCTGCTGCCGGCCCAGCCGGTTCAGCAGCAGCCTTTGCAGGCATTGATCAAAAGCCTTCAGGGCTGGTATCAAAAGGAGGGCTTGGCCGAAGCAAGCGTGACGACCTCGAGCGTATCGGGCTACGGGCGGGATGACGGTGAGCTCGGCGCGCCGCTCCAGCTCCGGTGGGATACGTACTTTACGGCGAAATCTCCGGTTTCTGCTTATTGGCGGGGGGAGAGTAAAAGCGTGTACACCGGCCGCGGCTGGCTGCAACCAGCGACGGAAGAGGAAGTGCAATTGCTTGCTAGCGGGGAGGGATCTAGCTTGCTGCCACAGGAAGATGATTTCGCGGGCGGCAGCAAGATCAGGCAAACGATTACGTTTCAGAAGCCGGTTACAGGACAGCTGCCGCTGCTGAGCGGAGGCATTCCTGTCCAAGTCGATCACGTGTTTGCCGAGGAGGGCAGGAGCGTCCCATTTGCCGCCAGGTTTGACCAAGCTGCCGGAGCCATATATTTGGACAGAGCTGGACAAGCTCAGCAGACTTCTGCAATGGAGGGGATCCAGGGCTACGAGCTGACGGTCATTCGGCAGCCGACCGCCGGAGGGTATCTCAGGCAGCTGGAAGATGGAGAACCGGCATCGATTGGCGAGCGGTATTTGCAGCTGCCGGATAGCTTGCCGGAGCGGGTTCGCGAGCTGGGTAAATCGCTCGTGCAGGACACCGGCAATCGCTATGATGCGGCGATGGCCGTAGCTAAATATTTGAAGCAGCATTACTCCTACAATTTGAATTCGGCGATCCCGCCAGCGGATGAAGATTTTGTCGACCGGTTCCTGTTTGTCGACCGCCAGGGTTATTGCGACCATTTCTCTACAGCTATGGTCGTGCTGCTGCGCAGCGGTGACATTCCAGCCCGCTGGGTCAAAGGCTTCACGCCTGGAGAGCGAAGCAAGGAAGAGCCTGACTTGTACACGATATCGTATGCGGATGCCCATGCGTGGGTGGAGGTGTATTTTCCTGAGCAAGGCTGGGTTCCGTTCGACCCGACACCGGGCTACGATTCCATCTTGTCGGCTTCGCCCCGGATAAGCGGTCAGTTTCTGCCTGCATGGATTCGGGAATTTGCGAACAATGTATCGGTCCTGCCTGCAGCGATAAAATCTATGCTGGATCATGGAATGCTCACCTTAAGGGAATCGCTGGTAAAAGCGCCGTTGATTTGGACTGCCGGATTGCTTGGCGTGTGGCCTATGATTTGGTTGATCATATGGATGGGGAGAAACAGTACGGTCTGGCGCGATTTATTAACGCTTCAGCGGATCATTGCCCGGCCGCGCAGCCGTTTTCCTGACCAGAAGCTGCTGCTGCATATCGCCGACCGGGTCTGGCGGCAGATTTACCGCATGTATGGAAATAAACCGGAAGGCATGACCGCTAGAGAATATGTGGATTCTCTAGCTGCTCAGGAAACAGCTAATCTAGGCAAATTGGAGGAGTTTGTCCGGGAATGGGAGACACTCTATTATGGAGGATTAAGGCCTGATCGGATGAATAGCCGAAATTTTCTGGAGTTATGCCGAAATTTGGCTTTGCGCCGTGGATAAGATGTCTTCCGAACTTTCTTGACGACTACTTTTGTCGTTTCGTATAATTAGGTTCATGAATTGAGGGAGGCTCGGTAATGAATAAGCCAAATGAATTGATTGTCGTTCTTGATTTTGGAGGGCAGTACAATCAGCTGATAGCAAGAAGAATTCGCGATTTGGGTGTATACAGCGAATTGTTGCCATACAATACTTCGGCAGAGCGGCTGCGGGAAATGGCCCCTAAGGGCATCGTCTTCTCTGGCGGTCCTTCCAGTGTGTATGCAGAAAATGCACCGCAAATCGACCCTGCTGTATATGACATCGGTGTGCCGATTTTCGGGATTTGTTACGGAATGCAATTGATGGCGCATCAGCTCGGCGGAAAGGTAGAACGTGCGGCTAAGCGCGAATACGGGAAGGCAGACGTGAATTTCGCCGAACATTCGGCACTCACGAAAGGCCTGGAGTCGAAGCAAACGGTATGGATGAGCCATGGCGACCATGTCGTGGAACTGCCGAAAGGCTTCGTCGTCGATGCATCGACGGAGCACGCTCCGATCGCTGGCTTCGCGAACAAAGAGCGCCGGTTGTACGGCGTCCAGTTCCATCCGGAGGTACGCCACTCCGTGCATGGCAACGAAATGATCCGCAACTTCCTGTATGAAGTGTGCGGATGTGAAGGCAACTGGAGCATGGAGACATTCATCGAGGATGCGATCCAGGATATCCGGACGCAGGTCGGCGACAAGAAGGTACTCTGTGCGCTGAGCGGCGGCGTTGATTCCTCCGTAGTCGCCATGCTTATCCACAAAGCGGTGGGCGATCAGTTGACCTGTATGTTCATCGATCACGGATTGCTGCGCAAAGGCGAGGCCGAGAGCGTAATGGAGACGTTTGTCGGCAAATTCGACATGAAGGTTGTCAAGATCGATGCGCGCGAACGCTTCCTGTCCAAGCTGGCAGGCGTCGATGATCCTGAGCAAAAACGGAAAATCATCGGCAACGAGTTTATTTACGTGTTCGAGGAAGAATCCAAGCAGTTTGATGATTTCGCATTTTTAGCGCAAGGTACGCTTTACACCGATATCGTGGAGAGCGGCACGGCGACGGCCCAGACGATCAAGTCTCACCATAACGTCGGCGGACTGCCGGAGGACATGAAGTTTGAGCTCGTTGAGCCTTTAAAGGCATTGTTCAAGGACGAGGTTCGCAAAGTCGGCGAGGAATGCGGCCTGCCATCGGAAATCGTATGGAGACAGCCGTTCCCTGGACCGGGTC
This window harbors:
- the guaA gene encoding glutamine-hydrolyzing GMP synthase, whose product is MNKPNELIVVLDFGGQYNQLIARRIRDLGVYSELLPYNTSAERLREMAPKGIVFSGGPSSVYAENAPQIDPAVYDIGVPIFGICYGMQLMAHQLGGKVERAAKREYGKADVNFAEHSALTKGLESKQTVWMSHGDHVVELPKGFVVDASTEHAPIAGFANKERRLYGVQFHPEVRHSVHGNEMIRNFLYEVCGCEGNWSMETFIEDAIQDIRTQVGDKKVLCALSGGVDSSVVAMLIHKAVGDQLTCMFIDHGLLRKGEAESVMETFVGKFDMKVVKIDARERFLSKLAGVDDPEQKRKIIGNEFIYVFEEESKQFDDFAFLAQGTLYTDIVESGTATAQTIKSHHNVGGLPEDMKFELVEPLKALFKDEVRKVGEECGLPSEIVWRQPFPGPGLAIRVLGEVTEDKLKIVRDSDYILREEIAKAGLDREIWQYFTALPNMKSVGVMGDARTYSYTVGIRAVTSIDGMTADWARIPWDVLEKISVRIVNEVDNVNRIVYDITSKPPATIEWE
- a CDS encoding transglutaminase-like domain-containing protein, encoding MALPSLQQQAREYPIRSGKQEAFQPWLHRIAVSLLLYALFAECLYPLYAIVVEHERRVVTVFLYLTAALLLAGSLRLATWVQAMLYLMLIGGTLFYLFGLQEGMSWISWYGIVAAQDIAAIFQMGRLNEASPESRMLLLLIGWSLLVVSVQMLAIGRQTILLFLAVVIVYLLTIELIFDAPIFYNLARAAGIGLAIQCYAFAMQMREQGYIKQIPLFKNRKSHKEHAYKIIAPLTVTGLVGCAAAMSLLLPAQPVQQQPLQALIKSLQGWYQKEGLAEASVTTSSVSGYGRDDGELGAPLQLRWDTYFTAKSPVSAYWRGESKSVYTGRGWLQPATEEEVQLLASGEGSSLLPQEDDFAGGSKIRQTITFQKPVTGQLPLLSGGIPVQVDHVFAEEGRSVPFAARFDQAAGAIYLDRAGQAQQTSAMEGIQGYELTVIRQPTAGGYLRQLEDGEPASIGERYLQLPDSLPERVRELGKSLVQDTGNRYDAAMAVAKYLKQHYSYNLNSAIPPADEDFVDRFLFVDRQGYCDHFSTAMVVLLRSGDIPARWVKGFTPGERSKEEPDLYTISYADAHAWVEVYFPEQGWVPFDPTPGYDSILSASPRISGQFLPAWIREFANNVSVLPAAIKSMLDHGMLTLRESLVKAPLIWTAGLLGVWPMIWLIIWMGRNSTVWRDLLTLQRIIARPRSRFPDQKLLLHIADRVWRQIYRMYGNKPEGMTAREYVDSLAAQETANLGKLEEFVREWETLYYGGLRPDRMNSRNFLELCRNLALRRG